One part of the Buchnera aphidicola (Ceratovacuna keduensis) genome encodes these proteins:
- the rnc gene encoding ribonuclease III codes for MNFIEIKKIEKTIGYIFNKKELLKQALTHRSASNKHNERLEFLGDSILSFIIANALYKCFPLVNEGDMSRMRATLVRGNTLAQIAHKFDLGEYLKLGQGELKSGGFRRESILSNTVEALIGSIFLDSNIKITEKLILKWYYNRLKHINPEDTKKDPKTRLQEFLQSKHLPLPTYFIIQVYGEAHSQLFTIRCKIYGVKNNIVGIGASRRKAEQDAAKRALLKLGIE; via the coding sequence ATGAATTTTATAGAAATAAAAAAAATAGAAAAAACTATAGGTTATATTTTTAATAAAAAAGAATTATTAAAACAAGCTTTGACTCATAGAAGCGCAAGTAACAAACATAATGAAAGATTAGAATTTTTAGGTGATTCTATTTTAAGTTTTATAATAGCTAATGCTTTATATAAATGTTTTCCTTTAGTTAATGAAGGAGATATGAGTAGAATGAGAGCTACTTTAGTTAGAGGAAATACTTTAGCTCAAATAGCTCATAAATTTGATTTAGGAGAATATTTAAAATTAGGTCAGGGAGAACTAAAAAGTGGAGGATTTAGAAGAGAATCTATATTATCAAATACTGTAGAAGCTTTGATAGGAAGTATTTTTTTAGATAGTAATATAAAAATAACTGAAAAACTAATATTAAAATGGTATTATAATAGATTGAAACATATAAATCCTGAAGATACTAAAAAAGATCCAAAAACTAGATTACAAGAATTTTTGCAATCTAAACATTTACCTTTACCTACATATTTTATAATACAAGTATATGGAGAAGCACATAGTCAATTATTTACTATTAGATGTAAAATATACGGAGTAAAAAATAATATTGTAGGAATAGGAGCTAGCAGAAGAAAAGCTGAGCAAGATGCAGCTAAAAGAGCTTTATTAAAATTAGGAATAGAATAA
- the lepB gene encoding signal peptidase I, translated as MYNLITNIIIFFTFITFIFWIYEKFIINFLNKNYFFKKNNIITFISSFFYTFLIIFLIKSFFYESFRIKSNSMFPTLIDGDFVIVEKFSYGIKDPIFNKTIINYEKPQNGDVVIFKYPKNENIFFIKRIAAIPGDIIKYNVLENKIYIYRKYIKKNKIYIKKISSFNNIKNFNCKNEVKKYNYYSYKIFSIKKNIFFFKKFIENKKNNLHIFFVPKNNYFVLGDNLKNSLDSRFWGFVPEKNFIGKVKIIWMSIDNSNNRYLGNIIFKRIGILL; from the coding sequence ATGTATAATTTAATTACAAACATTATTATATTCTTTACATTTATAACATTTATATTTTGGATATATGAAAAATTTATTATTAATTTTTTAAATAAAAATTATTTTTTCAAAAAAAATAATATAATTACATTTATTAGTTCATTTTTTTATACATTTTTAATTATATTTTTAATAAAATCATTTTTTTATGAATCTTTTAGGATAAAATCAAATTCTATGTTTCCAACATTAATAGATGGAGATTTTGTAATAGTAGAAAAATTTTCTTATGGAATTAAAGATCCAATATTTAATAAAACTATAATAAATTACGAAAAACCACAGAATGGAGATGTAGTTATATTTAAATATCCTAAAAATGAAAACATTTTTTTTATAAAAAGAATAGCAGCAATACCAGGAGATATAATAAAATACAATGTTTTAGAAAACAAAATTTACATATATAGAAAATATATAAAAAAAAACAAAATTTATATTAAAAAAATATCTTCTTTTAATAATATTAAAAATTTTAATTGTAAAAATGAAGTAAAAAAATATAATTATTATTCATATAAAATCTTTTCAATTAAAAAAAATATATTTTTTTTTAAAAAGTTTATAGAAAATAAAAAAAATAATTTACATATATTTTTTGTTCCTAAAAATAATTATTTTGTTTTAGGAGATAATTTAAAAAATAGTTTAGATAGTAGATTTTGGGGTTTTGTTCCAGAAAAAAATTTTATTGGAAAAGTTAAAATTATTTGGATGAGTATTGATAATAGTAATAATAGATATTTAGGAAACATAATTTTTAAAAGAATTGGAATTTTATTATAA
- the lepA gene encoding translation elongation factor 4 yields MKNIRNFSIIAHIDHGKSTLSDRIIQICKGLPKREMKNRILDSMELEKERGITIKAQSVSLKYKSISGKSFFLNLIDTPGHVNFSYEVSRSLYACEGVILIIDSTQGVEAQTLANCIFALKMKLKVIPVLNKIDLPTSNISKSIKEIEEIIGITSENCIKCSAKTGEGVIKLLEKIISFIPHPSGCETDMLQALIIDSWFDNYLGVIILIRIKNGTLFENSKIKIINNGYIFKIEKVGIFTPKKIYKKCLKSGEIGWAICGTKNISYISVGNTITNFNNKEKILVEKINKINPQIYISFFPIKSEKYKILKDGIKKLSLNDNALHYETEHSNALGFGFRCGFVGLLHMEIIRERLEREYHVEIISTAPNVIYKIFTKKNKVLYVDNPSKFPEKQYIKYIKEPFSKCTIFSPIKFFGKIINLCIEKRGKQIKTKYYENQVCMIYEIPTSEIIIDFFDRLKSISKGYASLEYKFLKYKKSDVVKLDILINSEKIDPLSHIIYNNNINIFSKKILKKIKKTISRHQFNISIQACIGNKIIAKENIRQLRKNVLSKCYGGDITRKKKLLQKQKYGKKKLKKVGKINMSQETFFSILKK; encoded by the coding sequence ATGAAAAATATAAGAAATTTTTCTATTATAGCTCATATAGATCATGGAAAATCTACTTTATCAGATAGAATTATTCAAATATGTAAAGGATTACCTAAAAGAGAAATGAAAAATAGAATTTTGGATTCTATGGAATTAGAAAAAGAAAGAGGAATTACTATTAAAGCTCAAAGTGTTTCATTAAAATATAAATCTATATCTGGAAAAAGTTTTTTTTTAAATTTAATAGATACACCAGGGCATGTAAATTTTTCTTATGAAGTTTCTAGATCTTTATATGCATGTGAAGGTGTTATTTTAATAATAGATTCTACTCAAGGAGTTGAAGCACAAACATTAGCTAATTGTATATTTGCATTAAAAATGAAATTAAAAGTAATACCAGTATTAAATAAAATTGATTTACCAACTTCAAATATATCAAAATCTATAAAAGAAATAGAAGAAATAATAGGAATTACATCAGAAAATTGTATAAAGTGTTCAGCTAAAACAGGAGAAGGAGTTATAAAATTATTAGAGAAAATAATAAGTTTTATACCACATCCAAGTGGATGTGAAACAGATATGTTGCAAGCATTGATAATAGATTCATGGTTTGATAATTATTTGGGAGTAATTATTTTAATAAGAATAAAAAATGGAACATTATTTGAAAATTCTAAAATAAAAATAATAAATAATGGATATATTTTCAAAATAGAAAAAGTAGGAATTTTTACTCCTAAAAAAATTTATAAAAAATGTTTAAAATCAGGAGAAATAGGATGGGCAATATGTGGTACTAAAAATATTTCTTATATATCAGTAGGAAATACTATAACTAATTTTAATAATAAAGAAAAAATTCTTGTAGAAAAAATTAATAAAATAAATCCTCAAATATATATAAGTTTTTTTCCTATAAAATCTGAAAAATATAAAATTTTAAAAGATGGAATAAAAAAATTAAGTTTAAATGATAATGCTTTACATTATGAAACTGAGCATTCTAATGCTTTAGGATTTGGATTTAGATGTGGTTTTGTAGGTTTATTACATATGGAAATAATAAGGGAAAGGTTAGAAAGAGAATACCATGTAGAGATAATATCTACAGCTCCTAATGTAATATATAAAATATTTACTAAAAAAAATAAAGTTTTGTATGTAGACAATCCTTCTAAATTTCCAGAAAAACAATATATAAAATATATAAAAGAACCTTTTTCTAAATGTACAATTTTTTCTCCAATAAAATTTTTTGGAAAAATAATAAATCTATGTATAGAAAAAAGAGGAAAACAAATAAAAACTAAATATTATGAAAATCAAGTTTGTATGATATATGAAATACCTACATCTGAAATAATTATTGATTTTTTTGATAGATTAAAATCTATTTCTAAAGGATATGCTTCTTTAGAATATAAATTTTTAAAATATAAAAAATCAGATGTAGTAAAATTAGATATATTAATAAATTCAGAAAAAATTGATCCTCTTTCTCATATTATCTATAATAATAATATAAACATTTTTTCTAAAAAAATATTAAAAAAAATAAAAAAAACTATTTCTAGACATCAATTTAATATTTCAATACAAGCTTGTATAGGAAATAAAATAATTGCTAAAGAAAATATTAGACAATTAAGAAAAAATGTACTTTCTAAATGTTATGGAGGTGACATAACAAGAAAAAAAAAATTATTACAAAAACAAAAATATGGAAAAAAGAAGTTAAAAAAAGTTGGTAAAATAAATATGTCTCAAGAAACATTTTTTTCAATTTTAAAAAAATAA
- the mnmA gene encoding tRNA 2-thiouridine(34) synthase MnmA: MRKKKVIVAMSGGVDSSVSAWILKKKYDVEGLFMKNWEDDDKKNFCSSKKDIEDVKNVCNIIKIPFHKINFSIEYWEKVFIKFLNELKKGNTPNPDILCNKEIKFNVFLNFSIKKLKADFIATGHYAKLVYINKKIFLKKSIDKKKDQSYFLYTLKKKQLKKILFPIGNMKKEKVRLIAKKLKMPTANKKDSTGICFIGPKNFQKFLKKYISVKNGKIFTISGKFIGKHNGLHNYTLGQRRKIGNIIKNNVINNSPIYVIKKNIKKNILIVSKGFNNPYLMSKGMIINKVNFLVKININQYFFCSVKIRHQKKVFNCLIKLKSNNILIVIFEHPISSITPGQSAVFYIYNICLGGGIVLKKIPLIKIY, translated from the coding sequence ATGAGAAAAAAAAAAGTTATAGTAGCTATGTCAGGAGGAGTTGATTCATCAGTATCAGCTTGGATATTAAAAAAAAAATATGATGTAGAAGGATTATTTATGAAAAACTGGGAAGATGATGATAAAAAAAATTTTTGTTCTTCTAAAAAAGATATAGAAGATGTTAAAAATGTTTGTAATATAATTAAAATTCCATTTCATAAAATAAATTTTTCTATAGAATATTGGGAAAAAGTTTTTATAAAATTTTTAAATGAATTAAAAAAAGGAAATACTCCAAATCCAGATATTTTATGTAACAAAGAAATAAAATTTAATGTTTTTTTAAATTTTTCTATAAAAAAATTAAAAGCTGATTTTATAGCAACTGGTCATTATGCAAAATTAGTATATATTAATAAAAAAATTTTTTTAAAAAAAAGTATAGATAAAAAAAAAGATCAAAGTTATTTTTTATATACATTAAAAAAAAAACAATTAAAAAAAATTTTATTTCCAATAGGAAATATGAAAAAAGAAAAAGTTAGATTAATTGCTAAAAAATTAAAAATGCCTACAGCAAATAAAAAAGATTCTACAGGAATATGTTTTATAGGACCTAAAAATTTTCAAAAATTTTTAAAAAAATATATTTCTGTAAAAAATGGAAAAATATTTACAATTTCTGGAAAATTTATTGGAAAACATAATGGATTACATAATTATACTTTAGGACAAAGAAGAAAAATAGGTAATATAATAAAAAATAATGTAATAAATAATTCTCCTATATATGTTATAAAAAAAAATATAAAAAAAAATATTTTAATAGTATCTAAAGGATTTAATAATCCTTATTTAATGTCTAAAGGAATGATAATAAATAAAGTAAATTTTTTAGTTAAAATAAATATTAATCAATATTTTTTTTGTTCTGTAAAAATAAGACATCAAAAAAAAGTTTTTAATTGTTTAATAAAATTAAAAAGTAATAATATATTAATAGTAATATTTGAACATCCTATTTCATCTATTACTCCTGGTCAATCTGCTGTATTTTATATTTATAATATATGTCTAGGAGGAGGTATAGTTTTAAAAAAAATTCCATTAATAAAAATTTATTAA
- a CDS encoding enoyl-ACP reductase FabI → MKNKNLLFNKKILIMGIRNKFSIAYGIAKSMIFHKANLAITYFNKKDKKFIKNFAKKNNCKIILKCDVSSDISIKKLFFKLSKYWKKFDGFVHSIAFAPSIQFTKDYLDIIDRKSFILSHEISSYSLVALSKECKNMLNKNSSLLTISYLGSNIVVPNYNVMGPAKASLESNVKYIDYYFKKYDIRVNAISTNPIRTTSSYVIKNFFEIYNNSKKKILNKNNINIFQIGNIASFLCSNLSIGISGQIIHISNGLNNIF, encoded by the coding sequence ATGAAAAATAAAAATTTACTTTTTAACAAAAAAATTTTAATAATGGGAATTAGAAATAAATTTTCGATAGCATATGGAATTGCTAAATCCATGATATTTCATAAAGCAAATTTAGCTATAACATACTTTAATAAAAAAGATAAAAAATTTATAAAAAATTTTGCAAAAAAAAACAATTGTAAAATAATTTTAAAATGTGATGTATCTAGTGATATTAGCATAAAAAAATTATTTTTTAAATTGTCAAAATATTGGAAAAAATTTGATGGATTTGTTCATTCTATTGCATTTGCTCCTTCTATTCAATTTACTAAAGATTATTTAGACATAATAGATAGAAAAAGTTTTATTTTATCTCATGAAATAAGTTCTTATAGTTTAGTAGCTTTATCTAAAGAATGTAAAAATATGTTAAACAAAAATTCTTCTTTATTAACAATATCTTATTTAGGATCTAATATAGTAGTTCCGAACTATAATGTAATGGGTCCAGCTAAAGCATCTTTAGAATCAAATGTAAAATATATAGATTATTATTTTAAAAAATATGATATAAGAGTTAATGCAATTTCGACAAATCCAATTAGAACAACATCTTCATATGTAATAAAAAATTTTTTTGAAATTTATAATAATTCTAAAAAAAAAATATTAAATAAAAATAATATAAATATTTTTCAAATAGGAAATATAGCTTCTTTTTTATGTTCAAATTTATCTATTGGAATATCAGGACAAATTATTCATATAAGTAATGGTTTAAATAATATTTTTTAA
- a CDS encoding YchE family NAAT transporter: protein MYLKSLDIFLYISFFLNLFILINPIGMIPIFISITSDQSSKERKITNYKVNITVFFILLFSLFFGYKILNIFGISIHSFRIAGGILITSMAMSMINDKIYRKNKNFNKKNNLNKIKKDISIVPLAIPLIAGPGVISSIIIWSTKHNNILNLIFCSIIIAIFSYICWTLFNLSNFFIKIFGENGINIITKIMGILLMASGIEFLIHEIKFFLLK from the coding sequence ATGTATTTGAAATCATTAGATATTTTTTTATATATAAGTTTTTTTTTAAATTTATTTATTTTAATAAATCCTATAGGAATGATTCCAATATTTATAAGTATTACTAGTGATCAAAGTTCTAAAGAAAGAAAGATAACAAATTATAAAGTTAATATAACAGTTTTTTTTATATTATTATTCTCACTATTCTTTGGATATAAAATTTTAAATATATTTGGAATTTCTATACATTCTTTTAGAATTGCAGGAGGAATATTAATTACTAGTATGGCTATGTCTATGATAAATGATAAAATTTATAGAAAAAATAAAAATTTTAATAAAAAAAATAATTTAAATAAAATAAAAAAGGATATTAGTATAGTACCATTAGCAATTCCATTAATAGCAGGTCCTGGTGTAATAAGTTCTATTATAATATGGAGTACAAAACATAATAACATTTTAAATTTAATATTTTGTTCTATTATAATTGCTATTTTTTCATATATTTGTTGGACATTATTTAATTTATCGAATTTTTTTATAAAAATTTTTGGAGAAAATGGAATTAATATAATAACTAAAATAATGGGTATATTGTTAATGGCATCTGGAATAGAATTTTTAATACATGAAATAAAATTTTTTTTATTAAAATAA
- the lipB gene encoding lipoyl(octanoyl) transferase LipB, which produces MKKKKYKNKNFIFKDLGIKKWKNTFYDMKKFLKKKYIIDQIWFVEHPSVFTLGKNIHSKKYYITKKINTYFTNRGGGITYHGIGQQLVYFLIKLKNRRKIFFLIYIIKKIIIKTLKYFNIKGYYDKKNPGIYVNKKKICSIGLCIKKGYSMHGFSLNIDMDLFPFKLIIPCNNKNIKMTQMKFYNKNILINNVKKILKINIKLFMKKFYK; this is translated from the coding sequence ATGAAAAAAAAAAAATATAAAAATAAAAATTTTATTTTTAAAGATTTAGGAATAAAAAAATGGAAGAATACTTTTTATGATATGAAAAAATTTTTAAAAAAAAAATATATTATAGATCAAATATGGTTTGTAGAACATCCTTCAGTATTTACATTAGGAAAAAATATTCATAGTAAAAAATATTATATTACTAAAAAAATTAATACTTATTTTACTAATAGAGGTGGTGGTATTACATATCATGGTATAGGTCAGCAATTAGTATATTTTTTAATTAAATTAAAAAATAGAAGAAAAATATTTTTTTTAATTTATATAATAAAAAAAATTATAATAAAAACTTTAAAATATTTTAATATAAAAGGATATTATGATAAAAAAAATCCAGGTATATATGTAAATAAAAAAAAAATTTGTTCTATAGGATTATGTATAAAAAAAGGATATTCCATGCATGGATTTTCTTTAAATATAGATATGGATTTATTTCCATTTAAATTAATAATTCCATGTAATAATAAAAATATTAAAATGACTCAAATGAAATTTTATAATAAAAATATATTAATAAATAATGTAAAAAAAATACTAAAAATAAATATAAAACTTTTTATGAAAAAATTTTATAAATGA
- the lipA gene encoding lipoyl synthase, with translation MKDIHYKSTTIFSKTYKKILKKPKWIISKFPSNDKKIKNIKNIIKINNLHSVCEEALCPNIYECFNKKTLTFMILGNICTRKCSFCAVFKGRPKKIDINEPKKIAKVVNLINLKHVVITSVNRDDLKDGGSNHFVKCIKEIKKNNLNTTIEILVPDFKKCINYAIKKISKCPPDIFNHNIESVPRLYKYVRKGANYKNSLYLLKKFKEKNPYLLTKSGFMVGLGEKYSEIIDVIKDLKKNHVDMITIGQYLQPSLKHFPVKKYFTIKEFYKLKVLAKKIGFKNIFCGPLVRSSYHSKLQISKVFNKKI, from the coding sequence ATGAAAGATATACATTATAAAAGTACAACTATCTTTTCTAAAACGTATAAAAAAATTTTAAAAAAACCTAAATGGATAATTTCTAAATTTCCTTCAAATGATAAAAAAATAAAAAATATAAAAAATATTATAAAAATTAATAATTTACATTCTGTTTGTGAAGAAGCTTTATGTCCTAATATATATGAATGTTTTAATAAAAAAACTTTAACTTTCATGATATTAGGAAATATATGTACTAGAAAATGTTCATTTTGTGCTGTTTTTAAAGGAAGACCTAAAAAAATTGATATTAATGAACCTAAAAAAATAGCAAAAGTAGTAAATTTAATTAATTTAAAACATGTAGTAATAACATCTGTTAATAGAGATGATTTAAAAGATGGTGGTTCTAACCATTTTGTAAAATGTATTAAAGAAATAAAAAAAAATAATTTAAATACTACTATAGAAATATTAGTTCCAGATTTTAAAAAATGTATTAATTATGCTATAAAAAAAATATCAAAATGTCCTCCAGACATTTTTAATCATAATATAGAAAGTGTTCCTAGATTATATAAATATGTAAGAAAAGGAGCTAATTATAAAAATTCATTATATCTTTTAAAAAAATTTAAAGAAAAAAATCCTTATTTATTAACAAAATCTGGTTTTATGGTTGGATTAGGAGAAAAATATAGTGAAATAATAGATGTAATAAAAGATTTAAAAAAAAATCATGTAGATATGATAACTATTGGTCAATATTTACAACCTAGTTTAAAACATTTTCCAGTAAAAAAATATTTTACTATAAAAGAATTTTATAAATTAAAAGTGTTAGCAAAAAAAATAGGATTTAAAAATATATTTTGTGGACCTTTAGTAAGATCATCATATCATTCTAAATTACAAATTAGTAAAGTTTTTAATAAAAAAATATAA
- the yciA gene encoding acyl-CoA thioester hydrolase YciA: MNNINKNFPQGKLVIRTLAMPKDINVNGDIFGGWIMSQIDLGGAILAKEISKGKVTTLRVKDIIFLKPISIGDLVSCYAKLYKIGISSINIKIEIWTKKISSKLIGANNIVAKANLIYVAIDENKNTRFAYNNYFIEKNNFKF, from the coding sequence ATGAATAATATAAATAAAAATTTTCCACAAGGAAAATTAGTTATAAGAACTTTAGCTATGCCAAAAGATATAAATGTAAATGGTGATATTTTTGGTGGATGGATAATGTCTCAAATAGATTTAGGAGGAGCAATATTGGCAAAAGAAATATCAAAAGGAAAAGTAACTACTTTAAGAGTAAAAGATATAATATTTTTAAAACCTATTTCTATAGGAGATTTAGTTAGTTGTTATGCAAAATTATATAAAATAGGAATAAGTTCTATTAATATTAAAATTGAAATTTGGACAAAAAAAATTAGTTCAAAATTAATAGGTGCTAATAATATAGTAGCTAAAGCTAATTTAATATATGTTGCTATAGATGAAAACAAAAATACAAGATTTGCATATAATAACTATTTTATAGAAAAAAATAATTTTAAATTTTAA
- a CDS encoding YciC family protein, with the protein MFIKETNLFIETFDFIKKNIIKIFLISIFYSFLLVVSDFYIIPTIQRIYFSVLQKDNNMYSLIHIFDFMTFYNKKMFLQFSFLRNVVYITSITFIIESIIMIAHFKIFEKKNNLYKLYKKFFYIFPNLFVLIFFINVIVQIGLVLLIFPAIIFSIFLSLSPIILMIEKKSMFLSIKKSLLICFLKYKELSFPIILWLLVKFALLTISTIFKFSPENLFCFLYNSISNFFLCILIVYLFKFYSLFKPIKKF; encoded by the coding sequence ATGTTTATTAAAGAAACTAATTTATTTATAGAAACATTTGATTTTATTAAAAAAAATATAATAAAAATTTTTTTGATATCTATATTTTATTCTTTTTTATTAGTTGTATCTGATTTTTATATTATTCCTACAATACAAAGAATTTATTTTTCAGTTCTTCAAAAAGATAATAATATGTATTCTTTAATACATATATTTGATTTTATGACTTTTTATAATAAAAAAATGTTTTTACAATTTTCTTTTTTAAGAAATGTAGTTTATATAACTAGTATTACTTTTATTATAGAAAGTATAATAATGATAGCTCATTTTAAAATATTTGAAAAAAAAAATAATTTATATAAATTATACAAAAAATTTTTTTATATTTTTCCAAATTTATTTGTATTAATATTTTTTATAAATGTAATAGTGCAAATAGGATTAGTGTTATTAATATTTCCTGCTATAATTTTTTCTATTTTTCTTTCGTTGTCTCCTATAATTTTAATGATAGAAAAAAAAAGTATGTTTTTGTCTATAAAAAAAAGTTTATTAATTTGTTTTTTAAAATATAAAGAATTATCTTTTCCTATAATATTATGGTTATTAGTAAAATTTGCATTATTAACAATTAGTACAATTTTTAAATTCAGTCCAGAAAATTTATTTTGTTTTTTATATAATTCTATATCTAATTTTTTTTTATGTATATTAATAGTATATTTATTTAAATTTTATTCTTTATTTAAACCTATTAAAAAATTTTAA
- the trpA gene encoding tryptophan synthase subunit alpha, with amino-acid sequence MKTRYNNLFINLKKNNEKCFIPFIVLGDPNFETSLNIIDNIIKNGADAIEVGIPFSDPFGDGPIIQNANLRAINSKITVSKCFKILKILRKKYFKIPIGLLTYANIVFCNGIKNFYKKCYEVGLDSILIVDVPVEESSVFYKHSLKNKVSQIFLCPPNVEDYTLNKIIKMSNDYIYIISKPGVTGIFNNKIFNTDTISNRIKKISDIPLIQGFGIYSKNQIKNILKSKIDGVICGSIIVNQIEKYLHNKNKIIKKINNLIKKFKESTKI; translated from the coding sequence ATGAAAACAAGATATAATAATCTTTTTATAAATTTGAAAAAGAATAATGAAAAATGTTTTATACCATTTATAGTACTAGGTGATCCTAATTTTGAAACTTCATTAAATATAATAGATAATATAATAAAAAATGGTGCAGATGCTATTGAAGTTGGAATTCCATTTTCAGATCCTTTTGGTGATGGACCTATAATACAAAATGCAAATTTAAGAGCAATAAATTCTAAAATTACTGTTTCTAAATGTTTTAAAATTTTAAAAATTTTAAGAAAAAAATATTTTAAAATACCTATAGGATTATTAACATATGCAAATATAGTTTTTTGTAATGGAATAAAAAATTTTTATAAAAAATGTTATGAAGTTGGTTTAGATTCTATATTAATAGTTGATGTTCCTGTTGAGGAATCAAGTGTTTTTTATAAACATTCATTAAAAAATAAAGTTTCACAAATTTTTTTATGCCCTCCTAATGTAGAAGATTATACATTAAATAAAATAATAAAAATGTCTAATGATTATATATATATAATTTCTAAACCAGGTGTAACTGGAATTTTTAATAATAAAATTTTTAATACAGATACTATTTCTAATAGAATAAAAAAAATTTCTGATATACCTTTAATTCAAGGTTTTGGAATATATTCAAAAAATCAAATAAAAAATATATTAAAATCAAAAATAGATGGAGTAATATGTGGTTCTATAATAGTAAATCAAATAGAAAAATATTTACATAATAAAAATAAAATAATTAAAAAAATTAATAATTTAATAAAAAAATTTAAAGAATCTACAAAAATATAG
- the trpB gene encoding tryptophan synthase subunit beta — protein MTILNSYFGKFGGMYVPQILVPALLQLEKYFIKYIKNKNFIRKFKELLNNYAGRPTPLTLCKNITFGTNTKLYLKREDLLHSGAHKINQVIGQALLTKKMKKTNIIAETGAGQHGVSTAMVCALLDLKCKIYMGSKDIYRQNTNVMKMKLLGAKVIPVNTGTKTLKSACNEAIRSWSNNYHNTHYMIGTSAGPHPYPTIVHKFQSIISSETKKQIIKLENKFPNVIIACVGGGSNAIGIFSKFLNKDNIKLIGVEAGGKNNNKNGASLKYGKIGIYFGMKSNIIQDNYGQIKDSHSISAGLDFPSVGPEHAWLNYIKKVKYVTINDKDAVDAFKILCKKEGIIPALESSHALAYAIKIIKKNPIKKQTIIVNLSGRGDKDIYSVSSFVKK, from the coding sequence ATGACTATTTTAAATTCATATTTCGGAAAATTTGGTGGTATGTATGTTCCTCAAATATTAGTTCCTGCTTTATTGCAATTAGAAAAATATTTTATAAAATATATTAAAAATAAAAATTTTATAAGAAAATTTAAAGAACTATTAAATAATTATGCTGGAAGACCAACTCCATTAACTTTGTGTAAAAATATTACTTTTGGAACAAATACTAAATTATATTTAAAAAGAGAAGATTTATTACATAGTGGAGCTCATAAAATAAATCAAGTTATTGGTCAAGCTTTATTAACAAAAAAAATGAAAAAAACTAATATAATAGCAGAAACTGGAGCTGGACAACATGGAGTGTCTACAGCTATGGTATGTGCTTTACTTGATTTAAAATGTAAAATATATATGGGTAGTAAAGATATATATAGACAAAATACTAATGTTATGAAAATGAAATTATTAGGAGCAAAAGTAATTCCAGTTAACACAGGAACAAAAACTTTAAAAAGTGCTTGTAATGAAGCAATAAGATCTTGGTCTAATAATTATCATAATACTCATTATATGATAGGAACTTCAGCTGGACCGCATCCTTATCCTACAATTGTTCATAAATTTCAAAGTATTATAAGTAGTGAAACTAAAAAACAAATTATTAAGTTAGAAAATAAATTTCCTAATGTAATAATAGCTTGCGTAGGTGGTGGTTCTAATGCAATAGGAATATTTTCTAAGTTTTTAAATAAAGATAATATAAAATTAATAGGAGTAGAAGCAGGAGGAAAAAATAATAATAAAAATGGTGCATCTTTAAAATATGGAAAAATTGGAATTTATTTTGGAATGAAATCTAATATTATTCAAGATAATTATGGACAAATTAAAGATTCTCATTCAATTTCCGCTGGTTTAGATTTTCCATCAGTAGGTCCTGAACATGCATGGTTAAATTACATAAAAAAAGTAAAATATGTTACTATAAATGATAAAGATGCTGTAGATGCATTTAAAATATTATGTAAAAAAGAAGGTATAATACCAGCATTAGAATCTTCTCATGCATTAGCATATGCTATTAAAATAATTAAAAAAAATCCAATTAAAAAACAAACTATTATAGTAAATTTATCTGGAAGAGGAGATAAAGATATTTATTCTGTTAGTAGTTTTGTTAAAAAATAA